TCTGCGTGGAACTCACCCTTCATGCAAACGGTTGCGACAAGTAGGCGATGGCGGAGACATCGCGGGAAGCTGGTCATCGCTCTCGGAGCCGTGGCACTGATTGCGTGGTTTCTCTACGCCCACAAGGGCGAGTTGAACCGCGAGACGCTTGTCGCCTACGGGCAGGGACTTCATGCAGTCACTTTCATCCTCGCCTTCCTCGTCCTGCCGCTCGTTGGCTTTCCGGTGAGTATCTTCCTGTTCCTCGCCGGCGTAAGGTTCGGGCTTCAGGGGGGGATGCTGGTATCCGGCATCGCGGTGCTGTTTCACAACTTCGCGGCGTTCCGGTTGGCACACGGCCTCTTTCGCAGCCGGGTGCGGAACCGCTTGCGGAGAGCAGGGCACAACATTCCCTCGATCAAGCCCGAGCACCGGGTTTGGTTCACGGCACTCTTCGCGGCGCTGCACGGGCCTCCCTATATCGCGAAGCTCTACCTGCTAGCACTTACGGACATTCCGTTGCGCATCTACTTCTGGGTGGGCGCGCCGATCTATGTCGCCTTCTGCATCATCCCGGTCGGCGCAGGCAGCGCGGTCATGAACTTCGATCCGAAATGGATCTACATCCTTGTTGGCGCATCCGTCGCGCTCTTGCTCTTCGGCTATTGGCTGAAGAACCGCTTCGGATCGGTGATCAAGGGCGAGGGATGAGCGGCATCACATGCCTGCGAGGCGATGATTCATCGCCACGGAGCGGCGCAGGGCACGCATGACATCGATCATCGGGATGTGTCCCTTGGCCGCACTGCGACACTGCTCGCTCACGAAAGCATTCCGGCTGACGTGGCGGCCGATTTCGCTGAAAAGCTGGCGCATCTGGGTGTCGATCAGGCCGAGCTGGGCCTTGTGCGAGGAGATGTCCCGGTTGGCCTGGCCGATTTGCTGGAAGGCTACGGAAGCCTCGGCGCGATGCTTCTGTTTCTCCTCGGTGAGCACAGTGTCGAGGGCATCCACCTTGGCATCACCTTCGGCAATCGAGGTCGCGATGGTATCGCGAGCCTGCTTGAGCTCGGTGAAGCGGATTTTCAGCTCCACCATGCGGGCCTTGGTCTTCTCGACCGCGTCGCCGGATGCGTCGCGTTCAAGGACCTCCAGCTTCATTTTGAGACCGTCGTAGATCCGGCGGATCTCGCGGGCCTGCTGGATGACGGAATCACGTTCCCGGGAAAGCTTTTCCAGCTCTGCCAAGAGGGTGACGCGTTCGGTCTCGAGATCCTGCTGGGAGTCGGATTTTGCTCCCAACAGGGTCGAACGCTGTTCGTGGGCGTCGGCCAGGATCGCCTCGCACTCGTCGAGTTTTTCCCGGATCTCATCCCGCTCCTTCATCAGCTTGCGGAGGTTCCAGTACTCCACACCCAGCTCTTCCACTTCCTCGACGCGTTCCCAGACAGATTGTCCGAGAACCTGCTCCGCTTCGCGCAGCAGGTGCATTTCGGCGGCAGCTTCAGCCATGCGCCTTTGGCGACGATTAACGCCAAAGGCTTGGGCAAAACGGGCGAGGAAGTAGCGGGTGGGGGTCATTCTTACTTTCCGCTTCCGAGATTTTTCTGGAGGGTGGCGATCACGTTGAAATCTTCAAGCGTTGTGGTGTTTCCGGTCACGTTTCCGGTCGCCACGAGTTCCTTTAACAAGCGCCGCATGATTTTTCCAGAGCGGGTCTTGGGCAAGGCGGGCGCAAAATGCAAGTCATCCGGCTTGGCGATCGCACCGATGACCTTGCCGACGTGCTCCCGGAGTTCCTTTTGCAGGGCCGGAGTGCCCTCGATCCCTTCTTTCAGGGTGACGAAAGCGACAACCGCCTGGCCCTTGAGATCGTCCGGGCGGCCGACGACCGCGGATTCCGCGACTGCCGGATGGCCGACCAGAGCGCTTTCCACCTCGGCGGTGCCAAGGCGGTGGCCGGAAACGTTCAGCACGTCATCAAGGCGGCCGACGATCCAGAAGTTGCCCTGCTTGTCGCGGCGGGCACCGTCACCGGCGGTGTACATGCCCTTGTAGTCGGACCAGTAGGTTTTCTTATACCGGCCCTTGTCGCCGTAGATCGTGCGGGTCATCGAGGGCCAAGGCTTGCGGATCACCAGGCGTCCGCCTTCGTTCGGCTTACACTCGTGGCCTTCCTCATCGAGGATCGCGGCGTCGACGCCGAAGAAGGGCAGGGTGGCGGTGCCGGGCTTCAGCGGGGTGCAGCCGGGCAGGGGGGTAATCATGATCGCGCCCGTCTCTGTCTGCCACCAGGTATCGACGATCGGGCAGCGTCCGCCGCCGATCTTCTCGTGATACCACATCCATGCTTCCGGGTTGATCGGCTCGCCCACGGACCCGAGCAGGCGCAGGGAAGAGAGGTCATGCTTCGCCGGGAAATGATCCCCTGCCTTGATGAAGGCGCGGATCGCGGTCGGTGCGGTGTAGAAGATGGTCACGCCATATTCCTCCACCATCTGCCAGAAGCGGCCGAAGTCCGGCTGGTTCGGCGCGCCTTCATACATCACCTGGGTCACGCCCATCGCGAGCGGGCCGTAGACGATGTAGCTATGGCCAGTGATCCAGCCGACGTCGGCAGTGCACCAGTAGACGTCCTCATCGCGCATGTCGAAGACGTACTTGCAGGTGGTGTAGGCACCGGTGAGGTAGCCGCCGCTGGTATGAAGAATGCCCTTCGGCTTACCGGTGGAGCCAGAGGTGTAGAGAATGAAGAGAGGGTGCTCCGAGTCGAAGGCCTTGGCCTCGTGCTTGGCGCTGACCTTCGAGATGTCATCATGCCACCAGGTGTCGCGGCCGGACTTCATCTGGATGTCCTGGCCGGTGCGCTTGAAGACGACGACGGACTTGATGCCCTTGTAGCGTTCCAGCGCCTCATCGACATTGTCCTTCAGCGGGACGATCTTGCCGCGGCGCCAGCCGCCGTCGGCGGTCACCACGTGGGTCGCGCCGGAGTCTTCGAGACGATCGACGATCGAGTCCGAAGAGAAGCCGCCGAAGACGACGGAATGGACCGCGCCGATACGTGCGCAGGCAAGCATCGCCACTGCGGCTTCCGGGATCATCGGCATGTAAACGAGCACGCGGTCCTTTGCCTTCACGCCCTTCGCGAGGAGGACATTGGCAAACTGGCTCACCTCGCGCTGGAGCTGGCCGTAGGTGATGACCCGCTTGTCGCCCGGTTCACCTTCGAAAATGATGGCGGCCTTGTTGCGACGTGGTCCTGCGGCGTGGCGGTCCACACAGTTTTCGCAGACGTTGAGCTTGCCGCCGACGAACCACTTCGCGTCCGGTGCTTTCCAATCGAGGACCTTCGTCCAAGTCTGGCGCCAGGAGAGTTCCTTTGCTTCGCGGGCCCAGAAGACGTTCGGCTTATCGACCGACTCCTGCCAAAGCTTCTTGTACTGCGAGAGGCTGGAAATGCGGGCCTTCGCGGAGAATTCCTTCGATGGCTTGAAGACGCGATCTTCGACGAGATGGCTTTCGATCTTGTTGCTCATGGTGCCTTGGATTTAGCCGGCCGCAGGTCGGGTTGCCGGACGTGCGGGAAGCTACAAAGCCCATTTCGCAGGGCGCGACTCAAAACTTGCGTTTTGGAACCCTCTTCGCCGTCTTTTTTGAGGGATGGCGGGAAGAGCTCGGGCGGGCAAAACCGGCGGATTTCCTTGCGGGACGGGCTGCCGGCTTCGGGCGCTCGCCGGAGGCGGCAGGTTTTCCGGATTTCTTCGCGGCCTTTTTTGCCACTTTTTTTGCCGCCGGACGACGAGGTCCCTTCGGCTTCGGATTCACCTGCAGACGGCGGATGCCATCTTCCTCAAGCGGGAACCACGCTCCCTCCGGCAGGTCGGCGAGTTCCAAGGTGCCGATGCGGATGCGGACCAGCTTCTGGACCTGATAGCCGAGTGCTTGGAACATCATGCGGATCTGGCGCTTCAGGCCGGTCTCCAGCACGATGCGATAGCGGCGCGAAGAGAGACGCTGCACGGATTTAGCGCGCATGCGGTTCTTCTCGATGTAGATGCCGGAGATGAAGAGATCGAGGTGCTCATTCAGCACCGGCTGGTTGGAGGTGACGATGTACTCCTTCTCCACCAGCTTGGAAGGGTGCATGAGGGTCTGCGAAAGATCCCCGTCATTGGTAAGGATCAGCAAGCCTTCCGAATCGCGGTCCAAGCGTCCAACGTGGTGGAGGTGCTTCAGGAGCGGCGGAAGGATGGTGTAGATGGTATCCCGGCCGAGTTCGTCCTCGCGGGAGCAGACGTAACCGCGCGGCTTGTAGAACATCACGGTCTTCGTCTCCTTGGTTTGCACGCGCTTGCCATCCACGCGCACGAAGTCGGCCGGCTCCACGCGCTGGGCGGGATTCAGGCAGACCTTGCCATTGATCTCCACATGGCCTTCTTGCACCAAGGCATCGCAGGCGCGGCGGGAGCCGACGCCGCAGGAGGCGAGGAATTTGTTGAGTCGGGTGCCTTCGGGCATGGAATGGGATCAGTGGGAATAGAAACGCAAAAGGCGCAGACCCTTGCGGGACCTGCGCGCCTGCGGAGAAAATCCGGAAAAGCGGGGCTTCAGCCCTCGCCCTTGGTCTTCGGGAGACCAATCGGGCTGCGGCCTTCCTTCCAGACGCCGCGCTCCTTCATCACCTTGACGCGCTCGAAACGCTTCATCACGGAACGCTTGCCTTCGGCGCCGCCTTTGGCCTTGAGACTGTTGTGCTTGGACATGGGAAAATCGATGTAGGTTGCTACGCGGGGCGGGGCTTTTAGGGGTGCGGGACGCCGATGGCAATGGGAAAATCGGGTTTTTGAGCAGAGGCCGAACTTCCGGGGATGAACTCCGGGTTCTGAATGCAGCGTGGCAAGAAACGGAAATGCCTGCGTGCAAATGGGATGGCACTGGATCCGGCATACTTGGGGAGGCTGGAGGGATGACTGTAGCCTCTGATCCAAAACGAGGCGATCCGTTCTGAACAGCCCGCCTGTTATGCCTGATAAAACAGGGAAAATAACAGGCTGGCGAAGGGGGAATTCCAGCGAGGCAGGAGTCGGGAAGATCGGTTGGTGGTCGGTGCACGAGAATTCTCCAATCGGAGAAAGGGCATAGGTTAGTCGTGCGAGCCGTTCTACTGCCAAGCAGGATAAATCGGTTGGTCACGCCGTTCCGAAGAGACGGTCCCCGGCGTCGCCGAGGCCGGGAAGGATGTAGCCGCGGTCATTGAGGGCGCGGTCGATAGCGGCGGTGAAGATCGGGATTTCCGGCCAAGCGGCTTCAAAGGTGGCAATACCCTCCGGCGCGGCTACGAGGCAGGCCACGCGCAGGTGAATGGCTCCGAGTTCGACCAAGCGTCGCACCGCTTCGACCGCCGAACCGCCGGTGGCGAGCATGGGGTCGAGGACGATCACCTCGCTTTCGGCGAGGATCGGCGGGGTTTTAATGTAGTAGGGCTCCGGCAAAAGCGTCTCCTCATTTCGGGCGAGACCGATGTGGGCCACGGCCGCCTCAGGCAGCAGGTCGAAGAAACCATCAAGGAACCCGAGGCCGGCGCGTAAAACAGGAGTGAGCACGATCCGGCGCGCCAACTCGACGCCGCTGGTGAGTTCCAGAGGTGTCTCACAGCTCACCACCCGGGTGGGGAGATCCGCGGTCACCGCTGGCACCATGAGTGACGCGATCCGCCGGAGGCGTTGGCGGAATTCCGGGCCCGGGCAATTACGGCAACGCAAGCCGGTCAACTCGGCCTGCACCAAGGGATGATTCACGACATGGACCACGCCTCACTAGAAAGCGTGATCCGTGCCGGGAGACAAGACATCAGGGGTGTCGATGCGGAGGTGATCCGCGGAGATCGTTTTCGTGATAAAAGCCCGAGTATCTGAGAATTTGTCAGACTGATTGCGGGTTAAAGTGATTTAAATGATAAATTCCGGGTGACGAATTGAATCAAAAATCAATTTATTGCCTTGTTTGTGTGTAAATCGGTTGGTTGAGTCGTTTCAGCTCTCATGAACTCAAGTTCCACCCTCCGTCGCCTGAAGATGGCGTCTGCCGTTGCCGCAGTTGCGGCTGTTTCTTCCGAAGTTTCGTCCGCCGCCAGTATCGCGGTGAACTTCATGGGCGATGGCTACCAAGCGCTCGGTCTGGCAGTTACCGCAACCGCGTATGGTGTGGCTGCGGAACAGTGGA
This portion of the Luteolibacter luteus genome encodes:
- the acs gene encoding acetate--CoA ligase produces the protein MSNKIESHLVEDRVFKPSKEFSAKARISSLSQYKKLWQESVDKPNVFWAREAKELSWRQTWTKVLDWKAPDAKWFVGGKLNVCENCVDRHAAGPRRNKAAIIFEGEPGDKRVITYGQLQREVSQFANVLLAKGVKAKDRVLVYMPMIPEAAVAMLACARIGAVHSVVFGGFSSDSIVDRLEDSGATHVVTADGGWRRGKIVPLKDNVDEALERYKGIKSVVVFKRTGQDIQMKSGRDTWWHDDISKVSAKHEAKAFDSEHPLFILYTSGSTGKPKGILHTSGGYLTGAYTTCKYVFDMRDEDVYWCTADVGWITGHSYIVYGPLAMGVTQVMYEGAPNQPDFGRFWQMVEEYGVTIFYTAPTAIRAFIKAGDHFPAKHDLSSLRLLGSVGEPINPEAWMWYHEKIGGGRCPIVDTWWQTETGAIMITPLPGCTPLKPGTATLPFFGVDAAILDEEGHECKPNEGGRLVIRKPWPSMTRTIYGDKGRYKKTYWSDYKGMYTAGDGARRDKQGNFWIVGRLDDVLNVSGHRLGTAEVESALVGHPAVAESAVVGRPDDLKGQAVVAFVTLKEGIEGTPALQKELREHVGKVIGAIAKPDDLHFAPALPKTRSGKIMRRLLKELVATGNVTGNTTTLEDFNVIATLQKNLGSGK
- a CDS encoding pseudouridine synthase, which codes for MPEGTRLNKFLASCGVGSRRACDALVQEGHVEINGKVCLNPAQRVEPADFVRVDGKRVQTKETKTVMFYKPRGYVCSREDELGRDTIYTILPPLLKHLHHVGRLDRDSEGLLILTNDGDLSQTLMHPSKLVEKEYIVTSNQPVLNEHLDLFISGIYIEKNRMRAKSVQRLSSRRYRIVLETGLKRQIRMMFQALGYQVQKLVRIRIGTLELADLPEGAWFPLEEDGIRRLQVNPKPKGPRRPAAKKVAKKAAKKSGKPAASGERPKPAARPARKSAGFARPSSSRHPSKKTAKRVPKRKF
- a CDS encoding small basic protein; its protein translation is MSKHNSLKAKGGAEGKRSVMKRFERVKVMKERGVWKEGRSPIGLPKTKGEG
- the upp gene encoding uracil phosphoribosyltransferase, whose protein sequence is MNHPLVQAELTGLRCRNCPGPEFRQRLRRIASLMVPAVTADLPTRVVSCETPLELTSGVELARRIVLTPVLRAGLGFLDGFFDLLPEAAVAHIGLARNEETLLPEPYYIKTPPILAESEVIVLDPMLATGGSAVEAVRRLVELGAIHLRVACLVAAPEGIATFEAAWPEIPIFTAAIDRALNDRGYILPGLGDAGDRLFGTA